ACGAAGACCTGCCCCGTCATATCCCCGAGAAAATGGGAAAAGGCGACGAAGTTCATATTCACCGCCAGGAGCATCAGCTCGATGCACATCAGCAGCAGGATGACGTTCTTGCGATTCAGGAAGATCCCGGCGACCGCCAGCATGAAAAGCCCTGCGGCCAGGATCAGGTAGTCTGAGAGCGCGATCATTCGGTCGATTCCTGTGGTGCAGCCGAGGCAGCAACGGCCGGAACCGCGGCACTCTCGGAAGGCATCTTGACGATACGAATCCGGTCCGGACCCTTCTTGACCCTGACCTGCTTCGCCGGATCCATGTACTTGGTCTCGGGCCGACGACGCAGCGTCAAGCGAATCGCGGCGACGATGGCGACAAGCAGGATGACCGCGGCGATTTCGAACGGATACACGTAGACGGTATAGAGCAGCAGACCGAGCTCTTCGGTATTGCTGACCTCGGGGCCTGCCGGCACGGGCGACGGGAACTGCTGCAATCCGAAGTTGGCCGGCCCGACGATCAAAAAGATCTCAAGTGCCAACACCACCGCAATCAGCGCACCGAAGGGCAAATAGCGAATAAAGCCTGCGCGCAGTGTCGCGATATCGACATCGAGCATCATGACCACGAACAGGAACAGCACCATGACGGCGCCGACATAGACCAGGATGAGCACGATGCCGAGGAACTCCGCTTCGAGCAGAATCCAAAGGGCCGCACTGCTGATGAAGGCCAGCACCAGATAAAGGACGGCGTGGACCGGATTGCGACGCGTGATCACCATCCCTGCAGCGACTAAGGTTATGGCCGCGAACACATAGAATAGGAATTTTTCAAAGCCCATGATTCATCCAGATGCCTTGGTTAGCCGCAACGGCGCAATGCGCAAAGACAGAAGGAGCCGAAGCGCGCATACGGGGAAGAATCCGACTCACCGATACGCGACCGGCATCGCTGAACCCGACAATGAGCATCGGGTGCTCGGCGCTCGCCACCCCTCGCCCGTATCCCTCGCCTCCCCTGCGATCCGCAGACGCATCGCGGTCAGCGGTAAGGCGCATCCGCGGCGCGGGCCGCGGCGATGTCCGCCTCGTACTTGTCCCCGATCGCGAGGAGCTTCTCCTTGGTCATGATGTTCTCGCCGCGATTCTCGAAGTGATACTCATAGACCCCGGTCTCGACGATCGAGTCGACCGGGCACGATTCCTCGCAAAACCCGCAATAGATGCACTTGAAGAGGTCGATGTCGTATCGGGTTGTCCGTCTGGATCCGTCCTCGCGCGGCTCGGCCTCGATCGTGATGGCCAGTGCCGGACAGACCGCCTCGCAGAGCTTGCAGGCGATGCAGCGCTCCTCGCCGTTCGGATAGCGCCGCAGGGCGTGCAGACCGCGAAAACGCGGCGAGATCGGGGCCTTCTCCTCCGGATACTGAACCGTGAACTTGCGCTTGAACATATAAGCGCCGGTCAGGCTCAAGCCCTTGAAGAGCTCGACCATCAAGAGGCTTTGGAGGTACTCACGTGTGGCTTTC
The sequence above is drawn from the Thiocapsa rosea genome and encodes:
- a CDS encoding NADH-quinone oxidoreductase subunit J produces the protein MGFEKFLFYVFAAITLVAAGMVITRRNPVHAVLYLVLAFISSAALWILLEAEFLGIVLILVYVGAVMVLFLFVVMMLDVDIATLRAGFIRYLPFGALIAVVLALEIFLIVGPANFGLQQFPSPVPAGPEVSNTEELGLLLYTVYVYPFEIAAVILLVAIVAAIRLTLRRRPETKYMDPAKQVRVKKGPDRIRIVKMPSESAAVPAVAASAAPQESTE
- the nuoK gene encoding NADH-quinone oxidoreductase subunit NuoK; translated protein: MIALSDYLILAAGLFMLAVAGIFLNRKNVILLLMCIELMLLAVNMNFVAFSHFLGDMTGQVFVFFILTVAAAEAAIGLAILVVLFRNQQTINVEDLDSLKG
- the nuoI gene encoding NADH-quinone oxidoreductase subunit NuoI → MLKATREYLQSLLMVELFKGLSLTGAYMFKRKFTVQYPEEKAPISPRFRGLHALRRYPNGEERCIACKLCEAVCPALAITIEAEPREDGSRRTTRYDIDLFKCIYCGFCEESCPVDSIVETGVYEYHFENRGENIMTKEKLLAIGDKYEADIAAARAADAPYR